Proteins from a genomic interval of Paenibacillus sp. RC334:
- a CDS encoding BglG family transcription antiterminator: MKTQYIDLIQYLISYNNEWISSQSLADKYDVSKRTIKSYISEINAIHHGLILSSNKGYKVNTDQVNRFLTSEQKAIPQTQSERMAYILKKLVQTNEPIYIYDLSDALFISESTLRLDLKLIKEKLTKNNLELSLVKEHLGLRGKEKDKRKLMSSILYEEANGSFIDIDKIKRFYRDLNVDYIREAVIETFSSHHFFTNDFYLTNVVIHITIALDRMKHDFQFLNKTVNYTTNNTTYLIAKEIALKLESYFQVQYSEDEIADLAILISCNGTNVNFTQTEISDLERIAGTDCIDLVSEIATDLDKYYYINIIDADFIMRFTLHIKNLLMRLKNHYSTKNPLTNTIKRECPLIYDCAVHASHVIKEKTGYRISDDEIAYLAFHLGYAIDLQRQTNVKISCTVLFPLYYSMNVQMINKLQQYFSDDISIHSIVTDESDLKYATSDFIISSVQLHKIPEVPYVVITPFFVESDLKKVSNKLFELKEQKKKNQFKLYLKSFLDERHFCNSTERCEKEDVLRFICHIMNRDGYTDEDFFAKIMEREAMSSTAFGQVAIPHAIKMESRKTGMFIYLNPNGIKWDNFNVKIVLLITVSGEDRKIFRDVFDALATILTDDKHVNLLSSVHSFDHFINQLITCWE; this comes from the coding sequence ATGAAAACGCAGTATATTGATTTGATTCAATATTTAATCTCATATAACAATGAATGGATTTCATCGCAAAGTTTGGCGGACAAATATGATGTGTCCAAACGGACCATCAAATCTTATATAAGTGAGATTAATGCAATTCACCACGGGTTAATCCTATCTTCGAATAAAGGTTATAAGGTCAATACCGATCAAGTAAATAGGTTTCTAACCAGTGAACAAAAAGCAATCCCGCAAACCCAATCCGAAAGAATGGCGTATATTCTGAAAAAACTGGTGCAAACCAATGAGCCCATTTATATTTACGATTTAAGCGACGCTCTGTTTATCAGTGAGTCAACACTGAGACTGGATTTAAAGCTTATTAAAGAAAAGCTTACTAAAAACAACTTGGAATTGAGTTTGGTTAAGGAGCATCTAGGTTTACGAGGCAAAGAAAAGGACAAGCGCAAATTAATGAGTAGTATTTTGTACGAGGAGGCCAACGGAAGTTTTATTGATATCGATAAAATCAAAAGATTTTATCGGGATTTAAATGTGGATTATATTCGGGAAGCTGTCATTGAAACCTTTTCTTCCCATCACTTTTTTACCAATGATTTTTATTTAACCAATGTGGTCATCCATATTACCATTGCTCTGGACAGAATGAAACATGATTTTCAGTTTTTAAATAAGACTGTGAATTATACTACCAACAACACTACTTATTTAATCGCCAAAGAAATTGCCTTAAAATTGGAGTCTTATTTTCAAGTACAATATTCAGAAGACGAAATCGCTGATTTAGCGATCTTAATTTCATGCAATGGAACAAACGTTAACTTTACCCAAACCGAAATTAGTGACCTGGAACGTATTGCCGGAACAGATTGTATTGATTTGGTCAGTGAAATCGCAACCGACTTGGATAAATATTACTACATCAACATTATTGATGCAGATTTTATTATGCGTTTTACGCTGCATATTAAAAATCTTTTAATGAGATTAAAAAATCATTATTCGACGAAAAATCCATTAACGAATACGATCAAAAGAGAATGCCCACTCATTTATGATTGCGCCGTTCATGCTTCGCATGTGATTAAAGAAAAAACCGGCTATAGAATTAGCGATGATGAAATTGCTTATCTAGCTTTTCACCTGGGGTATGCCATTGATTTGCAGCGGCAAACGAACGTAAAAATCTCATGCACGGTACTGTTTCCACTTTACTACAGTATGAATGTGCAAATGATCAATAAATTACAGCAGTATTTTAGCGACGATATTTCGATTCATTCGATTGTAACCGATGAGAGCGATTTGAAATACGCAACAAGCGATTTTATTATTTCTTCCGTCCAATTACACAAAATTCCTGAAGTCCCTTATGTTGTGATAACTCCGTTTTTTGTTGAAAGCGACCTAAAAAAAGTATCGAACAAACTATTTGAATTAAAAGAGCAAAAAAAGAAAAATCAATTTAAGCTTTATTTAAAATCTTTTTTGGACGAAAGACATTTCTGCAACTCCACGGAAAGATGCGAGAAAGAAGACGTTTTACGTTTTATCTGTCACATCATGAACCGGGATGGTTATACGGACGAAGATTTTTTCGCCAAAATTATGGAACGGGAAGCGATGTCCTCTACCGCGTTCGGACAAGTTGCTATTCCTCATGCGATCAAAATGGAATCCCGCAAAACGGGCATGTTCATTTATTTGAATCCGAATGGCATCAAATGGGATAATTTTAACGTGAAAATTGTATTATTAATCACCGTCAGC
- a CDS encoding PTS sugar transporter subunit IIB, with amino-acid sequence MLNVLLVCGSGASSGFMAANIRKAAKKRNLNMDIKARGEAEIENYIHDIDALLVGPHLAYIMDDINELTKDTDVKVLLMKPSYYSTLDGEAALDDMLNELNS; translated from the coding sequence ATGTTAAACGTGTTGTTAGTTTGCGGATCCGGAGCAAGCTCCGGCTTTATGGCTGCCAATATTCGCAAAGCCGCTAAAAAAAGAAACTTGAACATGGACATCAAAGCCAGAGGGGAAGCGGAAATCGAAAATTACATTCATGATATTGATGCTTTATTAGTCGGTCCACATTTAGCATATATTATGGATGATATCAACGAGCTTACCAAAGATACAGATGTCAAAGTGCTCTTAATGAAGCCTTCTTATTATTCCACTTTGGATGGGGAAGCGGCTTTGGATGATATGCTGAATGAGTTGAACAGCTAA